In Ananas comosus cultivar F153 linkage group 10, ASM154086v1, whole genome shotgun sequence, the following proteins share a genomic window:
- the LOC109716660 gene encoding auxin-induced protein 15A-like, giving the protein MDSIMSKERLQQHHSWKNLHLHWPWSSKKSPLPPKGHVTVRVGAEGERRRRFVVPVGHLEHPLFTAMLDAAEAEFGFHQTGAIVIPCCIDYFRCIKNVIDRDAAAREEHRRHTNRRCQRSHLQRFVACFRT; this is encoded by the coding sequence ATGGACAGCATCATGAGCAAAGAGAGGCTGCAGCAACACCATTCATGGAAGAACTTGCACCTTCACTGGCCCTGGTCCTCAAAGAAATCGCCGCTGCCGCCGAAGGGCCACGTCACAGTGAGGGTCGGGGCCGAGGGGGAGAGGCGGCGGAGGTTCGTGGTGCCGGTCGGGCACCTTGAGCACCCGCTCTTCACGGCCATGCTCGACGCGGCCGAGGCGGAGTTCGGGTTCCACCAGACGGGCGCGATCGTTATTCCGTGCTGCATCGACTACTTTCGGTGTATCAAAAACGTCATCGACCGCGACGCTGCCGCCAGGGAAGAGCACCGGCGCCATACGAATCGGCGGTGCCAGCGCAGCCACCTTCAGCGCTTCGTCGCATGCTTTCGCActtga